In Rhododendron vialii isolate Sample 1 chromosome 9a, ASM3025357v1, the following are encoded in one genomic region:
- the LOC131300143 gene encoding 7-deoxyloganetic acid glucosyl transferase-like, whose translation MEEHQVVLPPPPPPPPPPHVLIFPFPAQSHVNSMLKLAELLCHAGLHVTFLVTHFTHCRLLRHSNVHSHFTRYPGFRFETISDGLPEDDPHSGENIVDLLKSFGLIAKPLLTDLLITDREKNADSAATGRRKITCIVADGLSSFTIDVAEEIGIPVFCFRTASACNFWAYFCVPKLIENGELPFKGKNLDVLVTSIPGMDGFLRRRDLPSFCRVGDVTHPDFQLFVNETLKSSRAQGLILNTLEELEGPILAHTRSQFPKIYTIGPLQTHLKSRLKVPICSNSLWEEDMSCITWLNAQPLRSVVYVSFGSLTMVTKDQLIEFWHGLINSGKQFLWVIRPNSVLGKNGETQILTELLQGTRERGYIVDWAPQEIVLAHQAIGGFLTHSGWNSILESVVAGVPMICWPYHGDQQINSRFVGEIWKLGLDMKDTCDRHIIEKMVRKLMDEMREEFKQSTDLMAKLAKNAVSEGGSSYSSLDGLIEDIRLMCVDL comes from the exons atGGAGGAACATCAAGTAGtactccctcctcctcctcctcctcctcctcctcctcatgtCCTCATCTTCCCATTCCCGGCTCAGAGCCACGTCAACTCCATGCTCAAGCTCGCCGAGCTCCTCTGCCACGCCGGCCTCCACGTCACCTTCCTCGTCACCCATTTCACCCACTGTCGCCTCCTCCGCCACAGCAACGTCCACTCCCATTTCACCCGCTACCCCGGGTTCAGGTTCGAGACCATCTCCGACGGGCTGCCCGAGGACGACCCCCATTCGGGCGAAAACATCGTGGACTTGCTCAAGTCCTTCGGGCTCATAGCGAAGCCTCTCCTCACGGACTTGCTGATAACCGACCGAGAAAAGAATGCGGACAGTGCTGCTACCGGTAGGAGGAAGATAACGTGCATCGTGGCCGACGGGTTGTCGAGTTTCACGATTGATGTTGCGGAAGAGATTGGGATCCCGGTGTTTTGCTTCCGAACGGCGAGTGCTTGCAACTTCTGGGCCTATTTTTGTGTCCCCAAACTCATTGAGAACGGGGAGCTTCCCTTCAAAG GAAAAAATCTTGATGTACTTGTAACAAGCATTCCCGGCATGGATGGTTTCCTGCGACGTCGTGACCTCCCAAGTTTCTGTCGCGTGGGGGACGTGACTCACCCTGACTTCCAGCTGTTTGTGAATGAAACGTTGAAATCCTCTCGAGCGCAAGGTCTGATACTCAACACGTTAGAAGAGCTAGAAGGACCCATACTTGCTCACACGCGCTCTCAATTTCCGAAAATTTACACCATCGGACCGCTCCAGACGCATCTCAAGAGTAGACTCAAAGTGCCAATTTGTTCTAATAGTTTATGGGAAGAAGACATGAGTTGCATAACGTGGCTCAACGCGCAGCCCTTAAGATCTGTGGTGTACGTAAGCTTCGGAAGTCTTACGATGGTGACAAAAGACCAGTTGATAGAGTTTTGGCATGGTCTGATAAACAGTGGGAAGCAATTCTTGTGGGTCATTCGGCCAAATTCCGTGCTAGGAAAAAATGGAGAAACTCAAATTCTGACAGAGCTCTTGCAGGGTACAAGGGAAAGAGGATATATCGTCGATTGGGCACCACAAGAGATCGTCTTGGCTCACCAGGCCATCGGTGGATTTTTAACCCACAGCGGATGGAATTCAATTCTTGAGAGTGTTGTAGCAGGGGTGCCGATGATTTGCTGGCCCTACCATGGGGACCAACAGATCAATAGTAGATTTGTTGGGGAGATATGGAAACTTGGACTGGACATGAAAGACACATGTGATCGACACATCATTGAGAAGATGGTAAGAAAGTTGATGGACGAAATGAGAGAGGAGTTCAAGCAATCCACAGATTTGATGGCGAAATTGGCTAAAAATGCTGTTAGCGAAGGTGGATCGTCGTATTCTAGTTTGGACGGTCTTATCGAGGACATAAGACTAATGTGTGTGGACTTATGA